The following coding sequences lie in one Sinorhizobium fredii USDA 257 genomic window:
- a CDS encoding DUF2249 domain-containing protein: MTIETQNPAPRELDVRPILRSGGEPFQAIMEAVNGLRPGQAFRLLAPFRPQPLFKVMEGRGFSHEAQETEGGDWEVLFTPKAASDPVEVSADADNPDTWPDPVEHLDLTELDPPEPMVRILATAERLQPGEVLFALLSREPIFLFPELSKRGHQWAGNFDETRTTFRIFVRVGDGG; encoded by the coding sequence ATGACTATCGAGACCCAGAACCCAGCACCAAGAGAACTCGACGTCCGACCTATATTGAGGAGCGGCGGCGAGCCGTTCCAGGCGATCATGGAGGCGGTGAACGGGCTGAGACCGGGCCAAGCCTTCCGGCTGCTTGCTCCCTTTCGTCCGCAGCCGCTGTTCAAAGTGATGGAAGGCCGCGGCTTCAGCCACGAGGCACAGGAGACGGAGGGCGGCGACTGGGAGGTCCTGTTCACGCCGAAGGCGGCGAGTGACCCCGTAGAGGTCTCCGCCGACGCCGACAATCCGGACACCTGGCCGGACCCGGTCGAGCACCTTGACCTCACCGAGCTCGATCCCCCGGAACCCATGGTCCGCATCCTTGCGACTGCCGAGCGGCTGCAGCCGGGCGAGGTGCTGTTCGCCCTTCTTTCCCGCGAACCGATCTTCCTCTTCCCGGAGCTTTCCAAACGAGGGCACCAGTGGGCGGGCAATTTCGACGAAACACGAACCACCTTCCGCATCTTCGTCCGCGTCGGAGATGGGGGCTGA
- a CDS encoding cytochrome c oxidase subunit 3, translating into MENAMTAGAAGEEEADTFILWVLIWSELAAFGILIGAFLVASMIAPEDFAVARLHLKPGIAALNTLVLLTSGWQAAVAAGKGASVARRRRALVLAALLGFAFVAIKFYEYSTEIRFAGEAAFHSFFELYFILTGFHLVHVGFVAIVLLIVAWRPRPANVGLVTTLWHVIDLVWIVMFPILYLV; encoded by the coding sequence ATGGAAAACGCGATGACGGCCGGCGCGGCCGGCGAAGAGGAAGCCGATACGTTCATCCTCTGGGTGCTGATCTGGAGCGAACTTGCCGCCTTCGGGATCCTCATCGGCGCCTTCCTGGTCGCCTCGATGATCGCGCCGGAGGACTTCGCCGTCGCGCGGCTGCACCTGAAACCGGGAATTGCCGCTCTCAACACGCTCGTCCTGCTGACGAGCGGCTGGCAGGCAGCGGTTGCGGCAGGAAAGGGCGCGTCCGTTGCCAGGCGGCGCCGGGCATTGGTGCTAGCGGCGCTTCTCGGCTTCGCCTTCGTTGCCATCAAGTTTTACGAGTACAGCACGGAAATCCGCTTTGCCGGGGAAGCAGCGTTTCATTCCTTCTTCGAGCTATACTTCATCCTGACCGGCTTTCACCTCGTCCACGTCGGCTTCGTCGCCATCGTGCTGCTCATCGTCGCCTGGAGGCCACGTCCGGCCAATGTCGGGCTCGTCACCACCCTCTGGCATGTGATCGATCTCGTCTGGATCGTCATGTTTCCGATCCTCTATCTGGTTTGA
- a CDS encoding NnrU family protein, with protein sequence MVEFLLALFVFLALHSIPAIPAIRERLISLLGRTAYFSLYSFVSILVLGWVFYAALNVDYLPLWEPAAWQAWVTLLAAPVGVFLVLAGLFSVNPLSVSIRQGPRPGAIVSITRHPVLWGFAIWALSHLVANGDLRSLILFGGFALFALGTIPMMEKRARRRLGDQWQRQSAKTSILPFAALFTGRTPLSGDTPIAIAAVATAALTLWLLAGGHAALFFADPLLLAAA encoded by the coding sequence ATGGTTGAATTTCTGCTGGCGCTGTTCGTGTTTCTCGCCCTGCATTCGATTCCGGCAATCCCCGCCATCCGCGAGCGGCTGATTTCCCTCCTCGGCCGGACGGCCTATTTCTCGCTGTATTCGTTCGTCTCGATTCTCGTGCTCGGCTGGGTGTTCTACGCGGCACTGAACGTCGATTACCTTCCGCTGTGGGAACCCGCTGCCTGGCAGGCCTGGGTGACGTTGCTTGCCGCCCCGGTCGGCGTGTTTCTCGTGCTCGCGGGTCTCTTCAGTGTAAATCCGCTGTCGGTCTCCATCCGTCAGGGGCCGAGGCCAGGCGCGATCGTCTCGATCACCCGCCATCCCGTTCTCTGGGGCTTCGCCATCTGGGCTCTCAGCCATCTCGTCGCCAACGGCGATTTGCGCTCATTGATTCTCTTCGGCGGATTTGCACTTTTTGCGCTCGGCACCATACCCATGATGGAGAAGCGCGCCCGTCGCCGGCTTGGAGATCAATGGCAGCGCCAGTCTGCGAAGACCTCCATTTTGCCGTTTGCCGCACTCTTCACCGGACGTACCCCTTTGTCGGGTGACACGCCGATCGCCATCGCCGCCGTGGCGACGGCAGCCTTGACCCTCTGGCTTCTTGCCGGAGGCCATGCCGCCCTGTTTTTTGCCGACCCCCTCCTTCTGGCGGCGGCATAG
- a CDS encoding nitric-oxide reductase large subunit, producing MKYETQKVAMLYFYGALGLFLAQILFGVLAGTIYVLPNTLSELLPFNIVRMVHTNALIVWLLMGFMGATYYLLPEEAETELYSPKIAIAQFWIFLVAAAIAVVGYLLHIHEGREFLEQPFAIKVGIVVVALMFLFNITLTVLKGRKTTVTNILIFGLWGVAIFFLFAFYNPINLALDKMYWWYVVHLWVEGVWELIMASVLAFLMIKLNGIDREVVEKWLYVIVGLALFSGILGTGHHYYWIGAPGYWQWIGSLFSTLEVAPFFTMVVFTFVMTWKAGRKHPNKAALLWSIGCSVMAFFGAGVWGFLHTLSSVNYYTHGTQVTAAHGHLAFFGAYVMLNLAVMAYAIPEIRGRAPYNQWLSIASFWAMCSAMSVMTFALTFAGVVQVHLQRVLGESFMAVQEQLALFYWIRLGSGVVVLISALMFFWAVLVPGRSLSPALNQAIQPAE from the coding sequence ATGAAATATGAAACCCAAAAGGTCGCGATGCTGTATTTCTACGGCGCGCTCGGCCTGTTCCTCGCCCAGATCCTCTTCGGCGTTCTCGCCGGCACGATCTATGTGCTGCCCAATACGCTCTCCGAACTGCTGCCGTTCAACATCGTCCGCATGGTGCACACCAACGCGCTGATCGTCTGGCTGCTGATGGGCTTCATGGGCGCCACCTACTACCTGCTCCCGGAAGAGGCGGAGACGGAGCTCTATAGCCCGAAGATTGCCATCGCCCAGTTCTGGATCTTCCTGGTCGCTGCGGCGATTGCCGTTGTCGGCTACCTCCTCCATATCCACGAGGGTCGCGAATTTCTCGAACAGCCGTTCGCGATCAAGGTCGGCATCGTCGTCGTCGCGCTGATGTTCCTGTTCAACATCACGCTTACCGTCTTGAAGGGTCGCAAGACCACGGTGACCAACATCCTGATTTTCGGGCTCTGGGGCGTGGCGATCTTCTTTCTCTTCGCCTTCTACAATCCAATCAATCTCGCGCTCGACAAGATGTACTGGTGGTACGTCGTCCACCTCTGGGTCGAAGGCGTCTGGGAGCTGATCATGGCGTCGGTGCTCGCCTTCCTGATGATCAAGCTCAACGGCATCGACCGCGAGGTCGTGGAGAAGTGGCTCTATGTCATCGTCGGCCTGGCGCTCTTCTCAGGCATCCTCGGCACCGGCCACCACTACTACTGGATCGGCGCGCCAGGCTACTGGCAGTGGATCGGCTCGCTGTTCTCCACGCTCGAGGTCGCACCCTTCTTCACCATGGTGGTCTTCACATTCGTGATGACCTGGAAGGCCGGTCGCAAGCATCCGAACAAGGCCGCGCTCCTCTGGTCGATCGGCTGCTCGGTGATGGCCTTCTTCGGCGCCGGCGTCTGGGGCTTCCTGCACACGCTGTCGTCGGTCAACTACTACACCCACGGCACGCAGGTCACAGCCGCCCACGGACACCTCGCATTCTTCGGGGCCTATGTGATGCTCAACCTCGCCGTCATGGCCTATGCGATACCGGAGATACGCGGCCGGGCACCCTATAACCAGTGGTTGTCGATCGCCAGCTTCTGGGCCATGTGCAGCGCCATGTCCGTCATGACCTTCGCGCTCACCTTCGCCGGCGTCGTCCAGGTTCACCTGCAGCGGGTCCTCGGCGAGAGCTTCATGGCCGTGCAGGAGCAACTCGCTCTCTTCTACTGGATCCGCCTCGGATCGGGTGTCGTCGTACTCATCTCTGCGCTGATGTTCTTCTGGGCAGTCCTTGTCCCCGGCAGGAGCCTTAGCCCAGCCCTTAATCAGGCCATCCAACCGGCAGAATGA
- a CDS encoding c-type cytochrome: MAERLTKTGARNVFYGGSIFFFAIFVGLTAHSHYYMKTESTDETTLTDSVARGKHVWEKNSCINCHTLLGEGAYFAPELGNVWKRWGGASDPEGARETLKSWMAAQPSGAEGRRQMPQFNLTEQELNDLADFLEWTSRIKTQNWPPNEAG, translated from the coding sequence ATGGCAGAACGCCTTACCAAGACAGGGGCACGCAACGTCTTCTACGGCGGCTCCATCTTCTTCTTCGCGATCTTTGTCGGCCTCACGGCCCACAGCCACTACTACATGAAGACTGAATCCACCGACGAGACGACGCTGACGGACTCCGTCGCGCGCGGCAAGCACGTCTGGGAGAAGAACTCCTGCATCAACTGCCACACCCTGCTCGGCGAGGGCGCCTATTTCGCGCCTGAGCTTGGCAACGTGTGGAAGCGGTGGGGCGGCGCGTCCGACCCGGAAGGCGCGCGCGAGACGCTCAAATCCTGGATGGCGGCACAGCCCTCCGGCGCCGAGGGGCGGCGTCAGATGCCGCAATTCAATCTCACCGAGCAGGAACTGAACGACCTTGCCGACTTCCTCGAATGGACGAGTCGCATCAAGACGCAGAACTGGCCCCCGAACGAGGCAGGCTGA
- a CDS encoding nitric oxide reductase activation protein NorD, producing MLDFLEFEETVGRAWHRFIGNTRTWPRFPDEAVRLEEVQPVLAVYFRGLGGEQAVQIAPARGRTSAHRLRLRQRMGLGEEKLVQPARDHATLMLPAEIDLFPLRRLNRDLYFWLAAVMAVMPLSPVSATDPLSLDLALLARADETVQSVLAAYPAVNPRYRRLCKAVLNVRQRRSLPSVEQHVEKRILYMLRNGAGLSDDVLPNVFPQKAPPGYLPMLPVPLWPDVLLRQETEGRREDEPARGGGRTEGAETTRHVATREAQRQSERSPFILNRFEKILAMAELVNVDRPADDSNDHDAQAAEELDDMTLGERQGRPAARFRFDLDLPPEALDRTPLTAELTYPEWDYRSGSYLKDHCRVLAAPASAEGAAGEADPATKSLIRRVRRQFEVLRPRHEMLRAQIDGADLDLDAVVRARTDLKAGGQGSDRIHMMSRPQAHDLAVTILVDVSLSTDAWFDDLRVLDVEKQALLVLAHGLSACGDSHEILTFTSRRRDWVRIETVKAFDEAMSTTVEARIAALKPGYYTRIGTAIRHAAAGLVERPNRRKLLIVLTDGKPNDVDHYEGRFALEDSRRAVGEARRSGVNVFGVTVDREAKSYVPVIFGQNGYAVVSNIGRLPAALPAIYRGLVR from the coding sequence ATGCTGGACTTCCTCGAATTCGAAGAAACGGTCGGCCGCGCGTGGCATCGCTTCATCGGCAACACACGCACCTGGCCGCGCTTTCCGGACGAGGCTGTCCGGCTCGAAGAGGTCCAGCCCGTCCTTGCCGTTTACTTCCGCGGTCTCGGTGGCGAGCAGGCGGTTCAGATCGCGCCCGCACGCGGCCGCACCTCCGCGCACCGGCTGCGCTTGCGCCAGCGCATGGGCCTAGGTGAGGAAAAGCTCGTGCAGCCGGCGCGTGACCATGCGACGCTGATGCTGCCGGCGGAAATCGATCTCTTTCCCCTGAGGCGCCTCAACCGCGATCTCTATTTCTGGCTGGCGGCGGTCATGGCCGTCATGCCGCTGTCGCCCGTTAGCGCCACCGACCCGCTATCACTCGATCTGGCACTCCTTGCACGTGCCGATGAGACGGTACAGTCGGTGCTGGCCGCCTATCCCGCAGTGAACCCCCGCTACCGCCGCCTGTGCAAGGCCGTGCTCAACGTTCGGCAGCGACGCTCGCTTCCCTCCGTCGAGCAGCACGTCGAAAAGCGAATCCTGTACATGCTGAGAAACGGCGCGGGGCTGAGCGACGACGTCCTGCCAAATGTCTTTCCGCAGAAGGCGCCGCCCGGCTATCTCCCCATGCTTCCGGTCCCGCTGTGGCCTGACGTGCTGCTCCGCCAGGAGACGGAGGGCCGCCGCGAGGACGAGCCCGCCCGCGGCGGTGGCAGAACGGAAGGAGCCGAGACGACGCGCCACGTCGCAACGCGGGAAGCGCAGCGGCAATCGGAGCGCAGTCCCTTCATCCTCAACCGCTTCGAGAAGATCCTTGCAATGGCCGAACTGGTCAATGTCGACCGCCCGGCCGACGACAGCAACGATCATGATGCCCAGGCGGCCGAGGAGCTCGACGACATGACTCTCGGCGAGCGCCAGGGACGGCCGGCCGCGCGCTTCCGTTTCGACCTTGATCTGCCGCCCGAAGCGCTCGACCGGACGCCGCTGACGGCCGAACTCACCTATCCCGAATGGGACTATCGCAGCGGCAGCTACCTGAAGGATCATTGCCGGGTGCTTGCAGCGCCCGCATCCGCAGAAGGCGCCGCGGGCGAAGCGGACCCGGCGACGAAGAGCCTGATCCGCCGTGTCCGCCGCCAGTTCGAGGTGCTGCGGCCGCGCCATGAGATGCTGAGGGCACAGATCGATGGTGCCGATCTCGATCTCGATGCGGTCGTGCGCGCTCGCACCGACCTTAAAGCCGGGGGGCAGGGCAGCGACCGCATCCATATGATGAGCCGTCCGCAGGCGCACGACCTTGCGGTAACGATCCTTGTCGACGTGTCGCTTTCGACGGACGCCTGGTTCGACGATCTCAGGGTTCTTGACGTCGAGAAGCAGGCGCTCCTGGTTCTGGCGCACGGGCTCTCGGCCTGTGGCGACAGCCACGAGATACTTACCTTCACCTCGCGGCGGCGCGACTGGGTGAGGATAGAGACGGTGAAGGCCTTCGACGAGGCGATGAGCACGACGGTCGAGGCGCGCATCGCGGCGCTGAAACCCGGTTACTACACGCGCATCGGCACGGCGATCCGTCACGCCGCAGCAGGTCTTGTCGAACGGCCGAACCGCCGCAAGCTGCTCATCGTGCTGACGGACGGCAAGCCGAACGACGTTGATCACTACGAGGGACGTTTCGCGCTCGAAGACAGCCGGCGCGCCGTCGGCGAAGCGCGCCGCTCGGGCGTCAACGTGTTCGGGGTGACGGTCGATCGCGAGGCGAAATCCTATGTGCCGGTGATTTTCGGCCAGAACGGCTATGCCGTCGTCAGCAATATCGGCAGGCTGCCTGCAGCCCTGCCGGCAATCTATCGCGGCCTTGTAAGATAG
- a CDS encoding CbbQ/NirQ/NorQ/GpvN family protein, with product MNIALKAPPIPDCTIPAYSPSGQECALFESAWTRQLPLLLKGPTGCGKTRFVAHMAAKLGLPLATVSCHDDLAAPDLTGRYLLKGGDTVWVDGPLTKAVREGGICYLDEIVEARKDVAVVLHPLTDDRRILPLERTGEVLEAPPGFMLVVSYNPGYQNLLKTLKPSTRQRFVAIEFDFLPRDREIAVVSEESGLDENRVAPLVDLAHRLRSLKGHDLEEGVSTRLLVYCASLIDSGLTVRDAVLATMIEPLTDEPVVKAALIEIADAVIR from the coding sequence ATGAACATCGCCCTCAAAGCCCCGCCAATTCCGGATTGCACCATTCCGGCCTATTCCCCTTCAGGCCAGGAATGCGCGCTCTTCGAAAGCGCCTGGACCCGTCAGCTCCCGCTTCTGCTGAAGGGCCCGACCGGCTGTGGCAAGACGCGCTTCGTCGCCCATATGGCCGCGAAACTCGGCCTGCCGCTTGCGACCGTGTCGTGCCACGACGATCTTGCCGCCCCCGACCTGACCGGCCGCTATCTCCTCAAAGGCGGCGACACCGTATGGGTCGACGGACCCTTGACCAAGGCGGTGCGCGAAGGCGGCATCTGCTACCTCGACGAGATCGTCGAGGCGCGCAAGGACGTCGCCGTCGTGCTTCATCCGCTCACCGACGACCGGCGCATCCTGCCGCTGGAGCGGACCGGCGAGGTGCTCGAGGCGCCGCCCGGCTTCATGCTGGTCGTGTCCTACAATCCCGGCTACCAGAACCTCCTCAAAACCCTGAAGCCGAGCACGCGCCAGCGCTTCGTCGCCATCGAGTTCGACTTCCTGCCGCGGGACCGCGAGATTGCCGTCGTCTCCGAGGAGAGCGGCCTCGACGAGAACCGGGTCGCGCCGCTTGTAGATCTTGCGCATCGTCTGCGGAGCCTCAAGGGGCATGATCTCGAAGAGGGCGTCTCAACACGCCTGCTCGTATATTGCGCCAGCCTCATCGATAGCGGGCTTACAGTGCGCGACGCCGTTCTCGCGACGATGATCGAGCCGCTTACAGACGAGCCGGTCGTAAAGGCGGCGCTGATCGAGATTGCAGACGCGGTGATCCGCTGA
- a CDS encoding metal-sulfur cluster assembly factor, with amino-acid sequence MSEPTNATICDAIRDALRMIIDPELGRNIVDLGLIYDVSVEEGGIAHVTMTTTTKGCPASEYLKEAVRNCVWYVPGVEYAEVRLTYEPPWTPDMMAG; translated from the coding sequence ATGAGCGAACCGACGAACGCGACCATCTGCGATGCGATCCGCGACGCACTGCGCATGATCATCGATCCCGAGCTTGGCCGCAACATAGTCGATCTTGGTCTTATCTACGACGTATCGGTCGAGGAAGGCGGGATCGCCCATGTGACGATGACGACGACCACGAAGGGCTGTCCGGCCAGCGAATATCTGAAGGAGGCAGTGCGCAACTGCGTCTGGTATGTGCCGGGTGTTGAGTATGCCGAAGTGCGGCTGACCTACGAGCCGCCCTGGACGCCGGATATGATGGCCGGCTGA
- a CDS encoding cytochrome C oxidase subunit IV family protein encodes MTDRSPRQLKKTWMILVLMIVAGLPLSLQVQDPAAPLVLTLALLTLAVLKARLVVLDFLGLRSGPRVLRVGLIVWPLFFALAAAAKALIAAVSPIG; translated from the coding sequence ATGACTGACCGCAGCCCTCGACAGTTGAAGAAAACCTGGATGATCCTCGTCTTGATGATTGTCGCCGGCCTGCCGCTCTCGCTCCAGGTTCAGGACCCCGCGGCTCCGCTGGTCCTCACGCTCGCCTTGCTGACGCTCGCGGTATTGAAAGCCCGTCTCGTCGTGCTGGACTTTCTGGGCTTGCGTTCGGGACCACGGGTCTTGCGGGTCGGTCTTATCGTCTGGCCGCTCTTCTTTGCGCTTGCGGCTGCGGCAAAAGCGCTCATCGCGGCCGTTTCGCCCATCGGTTGA
- a CDS encoding DUF2249 domain-containing protein, whose protein sequence is MTETQPKPSIDVRTVPPRERHPRIFGMLGTLPAGGSMLITSDHDPRPLHYQLETNFPGEFGWDYLEEGPEVWRVEIARLESGSGCECSCGSDH, encoded by the coding sequence ATGACGGAAACACAGCCGAAACCATCCATCGACGTCCGCACCGTCCCGCCGCGCGAGCGTCACCCCCGGATCTTTGGCATGCTCGGAACGCTGCCTGCCGGCGGCTCTATGCTGATCACCAGCGACCACGATCCGCGCCCGCTCCACTACCAATTGGAAACGAATTTCCCAGGCGAGTTCGGTTGGGACTATCTGGAAGAGGGACCCGAAGTCTGGAGAGTCGAGATCGCCCGTCTTGAGAGCGGTTCCGGCTGCGAATGCTCCTGCGGGTCGGATCATTGA
- a CDS encoding YbaN family protein, with the protein MNLSMRVVLLGLGWAMVGLGSVGIFLPLLPTTTRSSPNLEKWLFDHPVFGQPLRDWREAGAISRGPKICAISLMATGFAYFLFRSGPSPMVAAVVAAIVLAVGVFIVSRPELRK; encoded by the coding sequence TTGAACCTTTCCATGCGCGTTGTTCTTCTTGGGCTCGGCTGGGCGATGGTCGGACTAGGCTCGGTCGGCATATTCCTTCCACTTCTGCCGACGACAACGCGCTCTTCTCCAAATCTCGAAAAATGGCTGTTCGATCATCCCGTGTTCGGGCAGCCGCTGCGTGACTGGCGAGAGGCGGGTGCGATATCGCGGGGGCCGAAGATATGTGCGATATCGCTCATGGCTACGGGCTTCGCATACTTCTTGTTTCGGTCCGGACCGTCGCCGATGGTTGCGGCTGTCGTAGCGGCGATCGTCCTCGCCGTCGGCGTCTTCATTGTCTCTCGACCCGAACTGCGGAAGTAG
- the hemN gene encoding oxygen-independent coproporphyrinogen III oxidase translates to MQPALVAKYGEARLPRYTSYPTAPRFSPAIDASTYADCIAAIAPEKPASLYLHIPFCRSMCWYCGCHTTITQRDQPILDYLDMLREEIGLVSARTKAPLNVDHVHFGGGTPTIMRPEEMLALTALLRERFAFASTAEIAVEIDPRTLEQEMATALGEAGVRRASLGVQSFDPVVQKAINRIQSEEQTMEAVTALRKAGVDSINFDLIYGLPHQTVESCIATAEAAIRMAPERFAVFGYAHIPSFKKHQKLIDEKALADAGGRVAQAEAIAATLIAAGYRRIGLDHFARPDDGLAIAQVSGQLHRNFQGYTTDACETLIGFGASAIGRTTEGYVQNEVPPGLYAQTIADGRLATVKGYRLTQEDRLRAAIIERLMCDFGVDVPALATAHGFDPEMLLRGNAKLAMLESDGILDIADGVIRLREGGRFLIRAAAAAFDAYIDQSGRTHSKAA, encoded by the coding sequence ATGCAACCGGCTCTTGTCGCAAAATATGGCGAGGCACGCCTGCCCCGCTACACGAGCTACCCGACCGCGCCCCGCTTTTCGCCGGCCATCGACGCCAGCACCTATGCCGATTGTATCGCCGCCATCGCACCGGAGAAGCCGGCGTCGCTCTACCTGCACATCCCCTTCTGTCGATCCATGTGCTGGTACTGCGGCTGTCATACGACGATCACCCAACGCGACCAGCCGATCCTCGACTATCTCGACATGTTGCGCGAGGAAATAGGCCTCGTTTCCGCAAGGACGAAGGCGCCGCTCAACGTCGACCACGTGCATTTCGGCGGGGGGACGCCGACGATCATGCGGCCCGAGGAAATGCTGGCGCTGACTGCGCTTCTGCGCGAGCGGTTCGCTTTCGCCAGTACCGCCGAAATCGCGGTGGAAATCGATCCGAGAACGCTGGAACAGGAGATGGCGACGGCGCTCGGAGAGGCGGGTGTCCGCCGGGCGAGCCTCGGCGTCCAGAGCTTCGATCCCGTCGTCCAGAAGGCTATCAACCGGATCCAGAGCGAGGAACAGACGATGGAGGCGGTCACCGCTTTACGCAAGGCCGGGGTCGACAGCATTAATTTCGATCTCATCTACGGCCTGCCGCACCAAACGGTCGAATCCTGCATCGCCACCGCCGAGGCGGCTATCCGGATGGCGCCCGAGCGCTTCGCCGTCTTCGGTTACGCGCACATCCCGTCGTTCAAAAAGCATCAGAAACTGATCGACGAGAAGGCGCTTGCCGATGCGGGGGGCCGCGTCGCCCAGGCTGAAGCCATTGCGGCAACCCTTATTGCCGCCGGCTACCGCCGCATCGGCCTGGACCATTTCGCCCGCCCGGATGACGGCTTGGCGATCGCGCAGGTAAGCGGGCAACTGCACCGCAACTTCCAGGGCTACACCACCGATGCCTGCGAGACCCTCATCGGCTTCGGCGCCTCGGCGATCGGGCGCACGACCGAGGGCTATGTGCAGAACGAAGTGCCGCCCGGCCTCTATGCGCAAACGATCGCCGACGGCCGTCTTGCCACGGTGAAAGGCTACCGCCTGACCCAGGAGGATCGGCTGCGGGCAGCGATCATCGAGCGGCTGATGTGCGACTTCGGCGTCGATGTTCCCGCACTTGCCACGGCGCACGGCTTCGATCCGGAGATGCTGCTCCGCGGCAATGCCAAGCTCGCAATGCTGGAAAGCGACGGCATCCTTGATATTGCGGACGGCGTCATACGGCTGCGCGAGGGAGGACGCTTCCTCATCCGTGCCGCCGCTGCCGCCTTCGATGCCTATATCGACCAATCGGGGCGGACGCATAGCAAGGCGGCGTGA
- a CDS encoding cytochrome P450 family protein, translating to MIEPHDFDVLSPEFHANPFPTLDRMRAEGAVVRMKLPIVGRTWFAVTHDTCAALLKDHESFARDPANAGSRTQARILKLLPRTIGLLALNMIGYDDPEHRRLRGLVDQAFQRRSIEAMKPMITQIADRLLDRLDGKREVDLMSEFCRDLPLSVICAVLGLPEQDHDRFKRWLGGLKDTANIGAIIRAVPGVVRVVRYLRRVSRAGCRALPDGLVAALRDAETDGQTLSEDELVSMIFLLFGAGQETTTHLISGGLFALLSHEDELLRLQNDPSLMPTCVEECLRYVSPVQMTKPRFARRDMRWQGQQFRRGDMIAAFLAAANCDPAKFEHPHRFDITRHPNPHLSFGTGVHFCLGFQLARAEAAIAFERILTRFPEMSLNSDLSNIKWRKRLGIRALAQLPVKLAA from the coding sequence ATGATCGAGCCGCATGATTTCGATGTCCTGTCGCCGGAGTTCCACGCGAATCCCTTCCCCACGCTCGACCGCATGCGAGCGGAGGGCGCTGTTGTCCGCATGAAGTTGCCTATCGTCGGCCGCACATGGTTCGCGGTCACACATGACACCTGTGCGGCGCTGTTGAAGGATCACGAGAGCTTCGCGCGCGACCCTGCCAATGCGGGGAGCAGGACACAGGCGCGAATTCTGAAGTTGCTACCGAGGACAATCGGCCTTCTGGCATTGAACATGATCGGCTACGACGACCCGGAGCACCGCCGTCTGCGCGGTCTGGTTGACCAGGCGTTCCAGCGCCGATCGATTGAGGCCATGAAGCCGATGATCACGCAAATCGCCGATCGGCTCCTCGATCGATTGGATGGAAAGAGGGAGGTCGATCTCATGTCCGAGTTCTGCCGGGATCTGCCGCTTTCGGTGATCTGCGCGGTGCTCGGCCTGCCGGAGCAGGATCACGATCGCTTCAAGAGATGGCTCGGCGGTCTGAAGGACACTGCCAATATTGGCGCGATCATCCGCGCCGTTCCCGGCGTTGTCCGTGTGGTGCGTTATCTTCGCCGCGTCTCGCGAGCGGGATGCCGAGCGTTGCCTGACGGTCTGGTCGCCGCGTTGCGCGATGCCGAAACGGATGGGCAGACGCTCAGCGAGGACGAACTTGTCTCGATGATCTTCCTGCTCTTCGGAGCTGGGCAGGAAACCACCACGCATCTGATTTCCGGCGGGCTTTTCGCGCTGCTGTCGCACGAGGATGAACTGCTTCGGCTGCAGAATGATCCAAGCCTGATGCCCACCTGTGTCGAGGAGTGCCTGCGCTACGTATCGCCGGTGCAGATGACCAAGCCGCGCTTCGCGAGGCGCGACATGAGGTGGCAGGGACAGCAATTTCGCCGCGGTGACATGATCGCCGCTTTCCTGGCGGCAGCCAACTGCGATCCTGCCAAGTTCGAGCACCCGCACCGTTTCGACATCACGCGCCACCCGAATCCGCATCTCTCCTTCGGTACTGGAGTGCATTTCTGCCTCGGGTTTCAACTCGCGCGGGCAGAGGCGGCAATCGCGTTCGAACGCATCCTTACGCGCTTTCCAGAAATGAGCCTGAACAGCGACCTATCAAACATCAAGTGGCGCAAGCGCCTTGGGATTCGCGCCCTGGCACAACTGCCCGTGAAGCTCGCGGCGTGA